The Deltaproteobacteria bacterium genome contains a region encoding:
- a CDS encoding substrate-binding domain-containing protein, which translates to MRNIAVIAGNFAFPFPVKMLSYINANLKSNQIITRHSTLTKADLEKKRIEEITKLQQPLAVISLAMRPQPESVTILQQAKIPMILIDEEAPGTSTIATDNYRGGYLAGEHLIKQGRKDLAVLCGSTQPGSGYNAINRLKGFRDAIATAGQTLPNDRVFEVIYYAYHEGEQAMNTWINENITIDAVFSAAGDDCASGILRVAQDNKIQVPKDLAIIGYDDTERAQSTVPPLTTIRQPLEEMGKAAYELATNATDDLATNPKTITFQPSLVVRAST; encoded by the coding sequence ATGCGCAATATCGCCGTGATAGCAGGTAATTTTGCTTTCCCATTTCCTGTTAAGATGCTTAGTTATATCAATGCCAATCTTAAAAGCAATCAAATCATTACCCGTCATTCGACACTTACTAAAGCCGATCTCGAAAAAAAACGTATCGAAGAAATTACTAAATTGCAGCAACCATTGGCAGTTATTTCCCTAGCCATGAGGCCGCAGCCTGAATCGGTAACCATTCTACAACAAGCCAAAATCCCTATGATTCTTATTGATGAGGAGGCTCCTGGTACCTCTACCATTGCCACTGATAATTACCGTGGGGGCTATTTAGCCGGTGAACATCTGATCAAGCAAGGACGTAAAGACCTCGCGGTATTGTGTGGCAGTACCCAACCCGGTAGTGGGTATAACGCCATCAATCGGCTTAAAGGGTTTCGTGACGCCATCGCCACCGCAGGTCAGACGCTGCCAAACGATAGAGTTTTTGAGGTGATTTATTATGCCTATCACGAAGGCGAGCAAGCCATGAACACCTGGATCAATGAAAATATCACAATTGATGCCGTCTTCTCGGCAGCCGGTGATGATTGCGCTTCGGGAATTTTACGAGTAGCTCAGGATAATAAAATCCAAGTACCCAAAGACTTAGCAATCATAGGTTATGATGACACTGAAAGAGCCCAATCGACGGTCCCGCCGCTTACAACGATCAGACAGCCTCTAGAAGAAATGGGAAAGGCTGCCTATGAATTAGCTACTAACGCTACTGATGACTTAGCAACTAATCCCAAGACCATTACATTTCAGCCATCATTGGTTGTACGTGCTTCAACATGA